A window of the Virgibacillus pantothenticus genome harbors these coding sequences:
- the pflB gene encoding formate C-acetyltransferase, whose translation MTTTTLTPWRTFRTGKWKQNVDVRDFIIRNFTCYEGDEQFLAKPTQNTLDLWKQVTELTAKEREAGGVLDMDTKIPSTITSHGPGYLDKDKETIVGFQTDKPFKRGLMPFGGIRMAKNSCEAYGYELDKETEHIFTEYRKTHNQGVFDAYTPDMRKARKAGIITGLPDAYGRGRIIGDYRRVALYGVDFLIEKKQEELTLLENDGIMSEDIIKQREEHMEQIRALHELKQMAESYGYDISKPATNAQEAVQWLYFAYLAAIKEQNGAAMSLGRVSTFLDIYMERDLKEGILTEEQAQELIDHFVMKLRLVKFARTPEYNELFSGDPTWVTESIGGVSLQGEPLVTKNSFRFLHTLTNLGPAPEPNLTILWSTKLPEGFKKYCAKMSIESSSIQYENDDLMRKYYGDDYGIACCVSAMEIGKQMQFFGARANLAKALLYAINGGVDEKLKMQVAPPLRPITSDVLDFDEVMERYDVILDWLAKLYMNTLNVIHYMHDKYAYERIEMALHDKDVLRTMAGGIAGLSVVADSLSAIKHAKVHVIRDEDGLAVDYRIEGDFPKYGNNDDAVDSLAVDVVNRFMNKFRQHETYRNAVPTLSILTITSNVVYGKKTGNTPDGRRAGEPFAPGANPLHGRDQSGALASLNSVAKIPYENSMDGISNTTSFVPKALGKTEDERTSNLVSILDGYASKEGHHLNINVFDRETLEDAMEHPELYPQLTIRVSGYAVNFIKLTKEQQLDVINRTFHKGL comes from the coding sequence ATGACTACTACTACTTTAACCCCTTGGAGAACTTTCCGCACGGGGAAATGGAAACAAAATGTTGATGTTAGAGACTTTATTATACGTAACTTCACTTGCTACGAAGGTGATGAACAATTTTTAGCTAAACCTACTCAAAACACATTGGATCTTTGGAAGCAAGTGACAGAACTTACTGCAAAAGAACGTGAAGCTGGCGGCGTATTAGATATGGATACAAAAATCCCTTCAACCATCACTTCACATGGCCCTGGATATCTTGATAAAGATAAAGAAACGATTGTCGGATTTCAAACAGATAAACCATTCAAACGCGGTTTAATGCCATTTGGTGGTATTCGCATGGCAAAAAACTCATGTGAAGCATATGGCTATGAACTAGATAAGGAAACAGAGCATATCTTTACAGAATATCGAAAAACGCATAACCAAGGAGTATTCGATGCTTATACCCCTGATATGCGAAAAGCACGTAAAGCTGGTATTATTACAGGCTTGCCTGATGCTTATGGTCGTGGGCGTATTATTGGTGACTATCGCCGTGTTGCCCTATATGGTGTGGATTTCTTAATTGAGAAAAAACAAGAAGAGCTTACGCTATTAGAAAATGATGGAATTATGTCAGAAGATATTATTAAACAGCGTGAAGAGCATATGGAACAAATAAGGGCATTACATGAATTAAAGCAAATGGCCGAAAGCTATGGTTATGACATTTCTAAACCAGCTACAAATGCACAAGAAGCTGTTCAATGGTTATATTTTGCTTATTTAGCTGCAATTAAAGAACAAAATGGCGCAGCAATGAGTTTAGGACGCGTATCTACTTTCCTAGATATCTATATGGAACGTGATCTAAAAGAAGGTATTCTAACAGAAGAACAAGCACAAGAACTAATTGATCATTTTGTTATGAAATTGCGTTTAGTGAAATTTGCCCGTACGCCAGAATATAATGAATTATTTAGCGGGGATCCTACTTGGGTAACAGAATCCATTGGTGGTGTAAGCTTACAAGGAGAGCCACTTGTTACGAAGAACTCATTCCGTTTCTTACACACATTAACCAACCTAGGACCTGCTCCAGAGCCAAACTTAACGATTCTTTGGTCAACAAAGTTACCAGAAGGCTTTAAAAAATATTGTGCGAAAATGTCTATTGAATCAAGTTCTATCCAATATGAAAATGATGATTTAATGCGTAAATATTACGGCGATGACTACGGTATTGCATGTTGTGTAAGCGCAATGGAAATCGGTAAACAAATGCAATTCTTCGGCGCACGTGCTAACTTAGCAAAAGCATTACTTTATGCTATTAACGGCGGCGTAGATGAAAAATTAAAAATGCAAGTAGCACCACCACTTCGTCCAATCACATCTGATGTATTAGATTTTGATGAAGTGATGGAAAGATATGACGTAATTTTAGATTGGTTAGCTAAGCTTTATATGAACACATTAAACGTCATTCATTACATGCATGATAAATATGCGTACGAACGCATTGAAATGGCATTACATGACAAAGACGTGCTTCGTACCATGGCAGGCGGCATTGCAGGACTAAGTGTAGTTGCCGATAGCTTAAGTGCCATTAAGCATGCAAAAGTTCATGTTATTCGTGATGAAGACGGCTTAGCAGTCGATTACCGTATTGAAGGTGATTTCCCTAAATATGGTAACAACGATGATGCAGTTGACTCTTTAGCTGTTGATGTTGTCAATAGATTTATGAATAAGTTCCGTCAACATGAAACATACCGAAATGCTGTGCCAACATTATCTATTTTAACCATTACTTCTAACGTTGTTTACGGTAAGAAAACTGGTAACACACCAGACGGACGTCGGGCTGGCGAACCATTTGCACCAGGTGCTAACCCACTTCATGGCCGTGACCAATCAGGTGCACTTGCATCTTTAAACAGTGTAGCTAAAATTCCATACGAAAATTCGATGGACGGTATTTCCAATACGACAAGCTTTGTTCCAAAAGCACTTGGTAAAACGGAGGATGAACGTACTAGCAACTTAGTATCAATACTTGATGGGTATGCAAGTAAAGAAGGACATCACCTAAACATTAACGTATTTGATCGCGAAACACTGGAAGATGCTATGGAGCATCCGGAATTATATCCACAATTAACGATTCGTGTAAGTGGATACGCAGTAAACTTTATCAAACTAACGAAAGAGCAACAGCTTGATGTTATTAACCGTACATTCCATAAAGGACTGTAA
- the pflA gene encoding pyruvate formate-lyase-activating protein: protein MIGRIHSIETCGTVDGPGLRYVIFLQGCLLRCQFCHNPDTWDVKGGVEKSVDEIIADLQDYLPYIKNSGGLTVSGGEPLLQIDFLLELFKECKKLGVHTAIDTSAGCFRESPTFLRKVDELLSVTDLVLLDIKHLDNDLHKQLTGMPNAHILKFAKLLAEKNTPVWIRRVLIPGRTNDPEELAALNEFISNLGNVQKVEVLPYHTMGVYKWEHLNLEYPLTGVEPPTEAEVARAKEILSIPTES from the coding sequence ATGATCGGAAGAATTCACTCGATAGAAACGTGCGGTACAGTAGACGGACCAGGATTACGTTATGTTATCTTTTTGCAAGGCTGTCTGCTTCGATGTCAATTTTGCCATAACCCTGACACATGGGACGTAAAAGGCGGGGTTGAAAAAAGTGTAGACGAAATCATTGCAGATCTACAAGACTACCTCCCATACATTAAAAATAGTGGAGGGCTTACGGTTAGTGGCGGAGAACCATTATTACAAATCGACTTTCTGTTAGAGCTGTTTAAAGAATGCAAGAAATTAGGTGTCCACACGGCAATTGATACATCAGCTGGATGTTTCCGAGAAAGCCCTACTTTTTTAAGGAAAGTGGATGAATTATTAAGCGTTACAGACCTTGTACTCCTAGATATCAAACATTTAGATAATGATTTACACAAACAACTTACAGGTATGCCAAATGCGCATATTCTAAAGTTTGCTAAATTATTAGCAGAGAAAAATACACCCGTTTGGATTCGTCGCGTACTCATTCCTGGAAGAACAAACGATCCAGAAGAATTAGCGGCACTAAATGAATTTATCTCGAACCTAGGCAATGTACAAAAAGTAGAAGTCCTCCCATACCATACAATGGGAGTTTATAAGTGGGAACATTTAAACCTAGAATATCCACTTACCGGTGTTGAACCACCTACAGAAGCAGAAGTGGCACGTGCCAAAGAAATACTATCTATTCCTACTGAATCGTAA
- the argS gene encoding arginine--tRNA ligase, translating into MSLLAQTEETLKHQIKDSVLQAGLANEDEMPEVVLEKPKDKNHGDFATNIAMQLARVAKKAPRQIAEEMVNHFNQAEASVEKVEIAGPGFINFFMKEDFLGSIVQNILKDGSAYGRSQAGNNERVQVEFVSVNPTGDLHLGHARGAAFGDVLCNVLDAAGYQVEREYYINDAGNQIDNLALSVEARYLQALGQEATLPEDGYHGEDIAEIGKQLSQEYGDEWAQKDREERLAFFKEYGLSYELGKIKKDLQAFGVHFDSWFSERSLYKENKIVETLGKIAAYTYEKDGATWFRSTEFGDDKDRVLIKQDGSYTYLTPDIAYHKNKLDRGFNQIINVWGADHHGYIPRMRAAIQALGYPVEKFAVKIIQMVNLFENGEKVRMSKRTGKAVALRELMEEVGVDAVRYYFVMRSNDSQLDFDMDLARSESNDNPVFYVQYAHARICTMLKQAEAKGFSVDSKADVSLLTTEKESDLLKKLAAFPQVIADAAIKQTPHKVTQYVFDLASLLHSFYNAEKVLDMDHTERTKARIALMQAVKITLANALRVIGVSAPEKM; encoded by the coding sequence ATGAGCCTATTAGCACAAACGGAAGAAACATTGAAACATCAAATTAAGGATTCCGTCCTGCAGGCAGGACTTGCAAATGAAGACGAAATGCCAGAAGTGGTGCTTGAGAAACCGAAAGATAAAAACCACGGGGACTTTGCAACGAATATTGCTATGCAGCTAGCGAGGGTGGCAAAAAAAGCCCCACGTCAAATAGCAGAGGAAATGGTAAATCATTTTAATCAGGCAGAGGCTTCTGTTGAAAAAGTGGAGATCGCCGGTCCAGGCTTTATTAATTTTTTTATGAAAGAGGATTTTCTTGGTTCCATTGTTCAAAACATCTTGAAAGATGGATCGGCTTATGGAAGGTCACAAGCAGGTAACAATGAACGTGTCCAAGTGGAGTTTGTATCTGTGAATCCGACTGGCGATTTGCATTTAGGCCATGCTCGAGGTGCTGCTTTTGGAGACGTGCTCTGTAATGTATTAGATGCTGCGGGCTACCAGGTTGAACGAGAGTATTATATTAATGATGCCGGCAATCAAATTGATAATTTAGCGCTCTCTGTAGAAGCTCGTTATTTGCAAGCGTTGGGGCAAGAAGCAACATTGCCTGAAGATGGTTATCATGGAGAAGATATTGCAGAAATTGGCAAACAGTTAAGTCAAGAATATGGAGATGAATGGGCGCAAAAAGATAGAGAAGAGCGCTTAGCTTTCTTTAAAGAGTATGGATTAAGCTATGAATTAGGTAAAATAAAGAAAGATTTACAAGCATTTGGCGTACATTTCGACTCTTGGTTTTCAGAGCGTTCCCTTTATAAGGAAAATAAAATTGTTGAAACTCTAGGAAAGATCGCTGCATACACATATGAGAAAGATGGGGCGACCTGGTTCCGATCTACGGAATTTGGTGATGACAAGGATCGTGTATTAATCAAACAAGATGGAAGCTACACGTATTTAACACCTGATATAGCGTATCATAAAAACAAGCTTGATCGCGGGTTTAACCAAATTATCAATGTTTGGGGGGCTGATCATCACGGATATATTCCTCGGATGCGCGCAGCTATCCAGGCACTAGGTTATCCGGTTGAAAAGTTTGCCGTAAAAATTATTCAAATGGTTAATTTATTTGAAAATGGTGAAAAGGTACGCATGAGTAAACGTACTGGAAAAGCCGTAGCACTTCGTGAGCTGATGGAAGAAGTTGGCGTAGATGCTGTTCGTTATTACTTTGTTATGCGTTCAAATGATTCGCAGCTTGATTTTGATATGGACCTTGCTCGCTCAGAATCAAATGATAATCCTGTTTTTTATGTGCAATATGCACATGCGCGTATTTGTACGATGCTGAAGCAAGCAGAGGCAAAAGGATTTTCCGTTGATAGTAAAGCAGATGTCTCTCTCTTAACCACAGAAAAAGAAAGCGATCTGCTCAAAAAGCTGGCTGCATTTCCTCAAGTTATCGCGGATGCTGCTATCAAACAAACACCGCATAAGGTAACACAGTACGTATTCGATCTAGCTTCGTTATTACACAGCTTCTATAATGCAGAAAAAGTATTGGATATGGACCACACAGAAAGAACAAAAGCACGTATTGCTTTGATGCAAGCTGTGAAGATTACATTGGCAAATGCATTACGAGTGATAGGGGTCTCAGCTCCAGAAAAAATGTAG
- a CDS encoding DUF1934 domain-containing protein: protein MPNKQKISVLIELYTTIDDDGQKESYKSKQTGVLYKKGNIDVLTFEEVAEDASVVKNLVTIQPDKVSLKRSGNLSMNQQFHVNKATENVLKHPYGNLHMETFTTAIVYEPLTPARNGSLQIVYDVKLNGQQVRQQKIDLIMKEVDMA from the coding sequence ATGCCGAATAAACAGAAAATATCTGTATTGATTGAACTTTATACGACCATTGATGACGATGGACAAAAGGAATCTTATAAAAGTAAACAAACTGGAGTTCTTTACAAGAAGGGCAATATAGACGTTCTTACTTTTGAGGAAGTAGCAGAAGATGCGTCTGTTGTGAAAAATCTGGTCACTATTCAACCAGATAAAGTGAGTTTGAAACGCTCTGGTAATCTTAGCATGAATCAGCAATTCCATGTTAATAAAGCGACAGAAAATGTACTGAAGCATCCTTATGGCAATTTACATATGGAAACTTTTACGACAGCCATTGTCTATGAGCCTTTAACCCCAGCAAGGAATGGCAGCCTGCAAATTGTTTATGATGTCAAGCTAAACGGACAGCAAGTAAGGCAGCAAAAGATCGACTTAATTATGAAAGAGGTGGACATGGCATGA
- a CDS encoding L-lactate dehydrogenase, whose amino-acid sequence MDITPGNKIVLVGTGAVGTSYAYALMNQGLSNELVLVDINEDKAKGETMDLNHGIVYAPNAMNITQGTYADCKDAAIVVICAGAAQKEGETRLDLVNKNVKIFKSMVESIMDAGFNGIFIVATNPVDILSYATWKFSQLPKERVIGSGTVLDSARFRFLLGQKFATAPASVHGYVIGEHGDSQLPVWSRANISGTPIAGKLSDEEKSQIANQVRNAAYEIISLKGATYYAIGMGLARITKAILNNEHIILPVGTLLTGELGHDDVYIGVPSIIHRAGVKGVAEFSLDKAEQEKFAASVAILKDIQAKALF is encoded by the coding sequence ATGGATATCACACCAGGAAATAAAATTGTTTTAGTAGGCACAGGCGCTGTTGGAACAAGCTATGCTTACGCTTTAATGAACCAAGGTTTAAGTAATGAACTCGTTTTAGTGGATATAAATGAAGACAAGGCAAAAGGAGAAACGATGGATCTCAATCATGGAATCGTCTACGCTCCTAATGCGATGAATATTACACAAGGAACCTACGCCGATTGTAAAGACGCTGCTATCGTAGTTATTTGCGCAGGAGCGGCGCAAAAGGAAGGTGAAACAAGGTTGGATCTCGTCAATAAAAACGTTAAGATTTTTAAATCTATGGTCGAGTCGATTATGGATGCAGGATTTAACGGTATTTTTATTGTAGCCACGAACCCCGTTGACATTTTGTCCTATGCAACATGGAAATTCTCCCAGCTTCCAAAAGAAAGAGTCATTGGCTCTGGTACAGTATTAGATTCAGCAAGGTTCCGTTTCCTATTAGGTCAAAAATTCGCGACAGCTCCAGCCAGTGTGCATGGATATGTGATCGGTGAGCATGGTGATTCACAGCTTCCTGTATGGAGTAGAGCAAATATTTCTGGAACACCAATTGCAGGGAAACTATCGGATGAAGAAAAATCCCAGATTGCTAACCAAGTTCGTAACGCTGCATATGAGATCATTTCACTTAAAGGGGCTACTTACTATGCTATTGGTATGGGATTAGCAAGAATAACGAAAGCCATTTTAAATAACGAACATATTATCCTGCCAGTAGGTACATTATTAACTGGTGAGCTTGGGCATGATGATGTTTATATTGGGGTTCCATCCATTATTCATCGTGCAGGTGTAAAGGGCGTAGCCGAATTTTCTCTAGACAAAGCTGAACAAGAAAAATTTGCAGCCTCAGTAGCCATTCTAAAAGACATTCAAGCCAAAGCCTTATTCTAA
- a CDS encoding transglycosylase domain-containing protein, translated as MSKQRNRRSFQFILILSGICIAFVIGVYVVSFLLGPPPLTMNQQTTLYTSSGEPFSEVGNKQTEKWVELDQVADEAIQATLAVEDRHFYDHRGFDVKRIFGAMVENIKTLSLKEGASTLTQQYARNLYLTHEKTWWRKIKEAFFTVRLEMFYSKSEILGGYLNTIYYGHGAYGIEAASKYFFNKSASELSLAEAAMLAGIPKGPTYYSPFNNQAKAQQRQQQILKIMENQTLITSSAYQTAKNEVLHYRKTDDNKEIQIGSYFQDTAIKEAASILELDADAVRGGGYHIYTTMQKQEQTQLEEQITNTISKQSKIQASGLAINPKTGGIIAMVGGRSYADSPYNRATQAKRMPGSTFKPFLYYAALERGYNATTMLMSQPTTFKLDQGNVYKPSNFNDYYANKPISLAQALALSDNIYAVKTNMFVGPENLVETARDFGFTSDLAAVPSLALGSEVVSIKEMVRGYSMLANGGKQLDVHTVTKIVDQEGDTIYNRSIEPGEQILDPKKAFILSHLMTGMFDEELNGYMQVTGSTMVDQLDRTYAGKSGSTDSDSWMIGFSPSLVAGVWVGYDDNRTIEVVKEMSYAKDIWANFMTSVHQKQPNESFPIPSGVVGVPVDPVTGQRATPYCPTSRVMFFEKGNEPVSYCNVHLPEDKPNKTPTEKPKKTMIEKLFDLFD; from the coding sequence ATGAGCAAACAGAGAAACAGACGTAGTTTTCAATTCATCCTAATACTATCAGGAATATGCATCGCTTTCGTAATCGGTGTTTACGTCGTTAGCTTTCTTTTAGGTCCTCCACCATTAACGATGAATCAACAAACAACGCTATATACAAGCTCGGGAGAACCTTTTAGCGAAGTTGGCAATAAACAAACTGAAAAATGGGTCGAGCTTGATCAGGTTGCTGATGAAGCCATCCAGGCTACACTTGCTGTAGAAGATCGTCATTTTTACGATCATCGTGGGTTTGATGTGAAACGAATCTTCGGGGCGATGGTCGAAAATATAAAAACATTATCGCTTAAAGAAGGAGCGAGCACGCTAACACAGCAATATGCGCGAAATTTATATTTAACCCATGAAAAAACATGGTGGCGAAAAATAAAAGAGGCTTTTTTTACAGTGCGACTGGAAATGTTCTACTCCAAATCGGAAATTTTGGGGGGCTACTTAAATACGATTTATTATGGTCATGGAGCTTATGGCATTGAAGCTGCTAGTAAATATTTCTTTAACAAATCTGCTAGTGAACTCTCGCTAGCAGAAGCTGCCATGCTTGCAGGTATCCCAAAAGGTCCTACCTACTACTCCCCTTTTAATAACCAAGCGAAGGCGCAGCAACGCCAACAGCAAATCTTAAAAATCATGGAAAATCAAACGTTAATTACGAGCAGTGCGTACCAAACAGCGAAAAACGAGGTTTTACATTACCGAAAGACGGACGATAACAAAGAAATCCAAATAGGTAGCTATTTTCAGGATACAGCTATAAAAGAAGCAGCAAGCATTTTGGAACTAGATGCTGACGCAGTGCGCGGCGGCGGATACCACATTTACACTACCATGCAAAAGCAAGAGCAAACACAGTTAGAGGAACAGATTACAAACACCATTTCTAAGCAAAGTAAAATACAAGCGAGCGGTTTAGCAATAAACCCGAAAACAGGTGGGATCATTGCTATGGTAGGTGGGCGCAGTTATGCAGATAGCCCCTATAACCGAGCCACACAAGCAAAACGAATGCCAGGATCCACCTTTAAACCTTTTCTATACTACGCTGCCTTAGAACGTGGTTATAATGCTACTACGATGTTAATGAGTCAACCGACTACATTTAAATTAGATCAAGGAAATGTCTATAAACCGAGTAATTTTAATGACTATTATGCAAATAAACCCATTTCGTTAGCACAAGCATTGGCGCTTTCAGATAATATCTATGCAGTAAAAACGAACATGTTTGTTGGACCTGAAAATCTAGTAGAAACAGCGAGAGACTTTGGTTTTACAAGTGATCTGGCAGCTGTCCCGTCCTTAGCACTTGGTTCAGAAGTTGTATCTATAAAAGAAATGGTTCGTGGGTATAGCATGTTGGCAAACGGAGGAAAGCAACTGGACGTGCATACAGTTACTAAAATAGTCGATCAAGAAGGTGATACAATCTATAACCGATCCATAGAACCAGGCGAACAAATACTTGATCCGAAAAAGGCGTTTATTCTCTCGCATTTAATGACAGGGATGTTTGATGAGGAGTTGAATGGTTATATGCAAGTAACAGGGTCTACAATGGTTGACCAGCTTGACCGTACATACGCTGGCAAATCAGGATCTACCGATTCCGATAGTTGGATGATTGGCTTTAGCCCCTCCCTAGTCGCAGGTGTTTGGGTCGGCTACGATGACAATCGGACGATAGAAGTCGTTAAAGAAATGAGTTACGCAAAGGATATATGGGCAAATTTTATGACGTCTGTCCATCAGAAACAACCAAACGAGAGTTTCCCTATCCCTTCTGGAGTGGTTGGTGTTCCTGTAGATCCTGTTACTGGCCAACGAGCAACACCCTATTGTCCCACAAGCAGAGTTATGTTCTTTGAAAAAGGAAACGAGCCAGTATCCTATTGCAATGTCCATTTACCTGAAGATAAACCGAATAAAACCCCTACAGAAAAACCAAAGAAAACGATGATTGAAAAGCTATTTGATCTATTTGATTAG
- a CDS encoding YwhD family protein, translating to MNSDQSSNKNKFTIIKDDSTDGHGGYGYGSISLENMSSVIVDPNENKAYVDMAAMHARSDIERRVKYLSDKSEVPNGKLYWIVWVNVARNENGAYFAGVAGSELRVDRSIKRAYKSMPEHVKHMEQSLKGKIVVDHMDDHSKKLLKDFLVDFDRDMWENSTDELKSALSV from the coding sequence ATGAATTCCGATCAGTCTTCAAACAAAAATAAATTTACGATTATTAAAGACGATTCAACAGATGGTCATGGCGGTTATGGCTATGGCTCCATTAGCTTGGAGAATATGTCGTCTGTCATTGTAGATCCAAATGAAAATAAGGCTTATGTTGATATGGCAGCGATGCATGCTAGAAGTGATATTGAACGTCGGGTAAAGTATCTTTCAGATAAAAGCGAAGTTCCAAATGGAAAATTATACTGGATTGTTTGGGTTAATGTAGCGCGTAATGAAAACGGGGCTTATTTTGCTGGTGTGGCTGGTAGTGAACTGCGTGTGGATCGTTCAATAAAACGAGCCTATAAATCAATGCCTGAGCATGTAAAGCATATGGAGCAATCCTTAAAGGGAAAGATTGTTGTCGACCATATGGACGATCATTCCAAGAAGCTGCTGAAGGACTTTCTGGTAGACTTTGATCGAGATATGTGGGAAAACTCGACAGACGAATTGAAATCCGCATTGTCGGTATAA
- a CDS encoding YwgA family protein: MLTNHAKLMQFFAVANEVTGRKKLQKMIYILQKCHMPFEEKYAFHFYGPYSEELTLRVEELCNLGFIKEEKEDRSNYHQYRYSITEDGQAFLEQFKMDMPDFSSQVSAMQEKSSRFLELVATMLYFDDLSLEESITKVHTVKPKQKYTEEEIQEAISFIDQIRQ, encoded by the coding sequence ATGTTAACTAATCATGCGAAACTAATGCAGTTTTTTGCAGTAGCGAATGAAGTAACAGGTAGGAAAAAGCTGCAAAAAATGATTTATATTTTGCAAAAGTGCCATATGCCCTTTGAGGAGAAGTATGCATTTCATTTTTATGGGCCATATTCAGAGGAGTTAACGCTACGGGTAGAAGAGCTTTGTAATTTAGGTTTTATTAAAGAAGAAAAAGAAGACAGAAGTAATTATCATCAGTATCGCTATTCAATTACAGAAGATGGACAAGCTTTTTTGGAGCAATTCAAAATGGATATGCCCGATTTTTCTTCTCAAGTATCAGCGATGCAGGAAAAAAGCTCACGATTTTTAGAATTAGTCGCAACGATGTTGTATTTTGACGATTTGTCACTAGAAGAATCCATAACTAAAGTTCATACAGTGAAGCCGAAACAAAAATATACGGAAGAGGAAATTCAAGAAGCGATTTCCTTTATTGACCAGATTCGCCAATAA
- a CDS encoding HD domain-containing protein codes for MEYKHEQLHEEKVFKDPVHRYVHVRDRVIWDLIATPEFQRLRRIKQLGTTNLTFHGAEHSRFNHSLGVYEIVRRILTNFEGRPHWNKEERLLCLCAALLHDLGHGPFSHSFEKVFKLDHEHYTQQIILGHTEVNAILERVEKGFAQKVADVIAKTYQDQLVVSLISSQIDADRMDYLQRDAYFTGVSYGHFDMERILRVMRPMEDQVVIKATGMHAVEDYIMSRYQMYWQVYFHPVTRSAEVILCKILQRAKVLYEDPAYTFKLQPTHFESFFIGKVKLEDYLKLDEGIVSYYFQLWQQEEDKILRDLCERFMNRRLFKYVEFNPNSQMNAWMELHRLFTEVQIDPDYYLVVDSSSDLPYDFYRPGEEEERLPIHLLMPNGELRELSRQSDIVEAISGKKRTDHKLYYPHDLLEKVSDKSKKQRMKEILIGQGEVKHVN; via the coding sequence ATGGAATATAAGCATGAGCAACTTCACGAAGAAAAGGTGTTCAAAGACCCGGTACATCGATACGTCCATGTGAGAGATCGCGTGATTTGGGACTTAATTGCAACCCCTGAATTTCAAAGACTACGAAGAATTAAGCAATTAGGTACTACTAATTTAACCTTTCACGGAGCCGAGCATAGTCGCTTTAATCACTCACTGGGCGTTTATGAAATTGTACGAAGAATACTGACAAACTTTGAAGGACGTCCACATTGGAATAAAGAGGAGCGCCTTCTTTGTTTATGTGCAGCTTTATTACATGATTTGGGTCATGGGCCGTTCTCCCATTCCTTTGAAAAGGTATTTAAGCTGGATCATGAACATTATACACAACAAATCATTTTAGGGCATACAGAAGTGAATGCCATTTTAGAACGAGTAGAGAAGGGCTTTGCGCAGAAGGTAGCCGATGTGATAGCTAAGACATACCAGGATCAATTAGTAGTAAGTTTAATTTCCAGCCAAATTGATGCAGATCGAATGGATTATTTACAACGAGATGCTTACTTTACAGGAGTTAGTTACGGCCATTTTGATATGGAAAGAATTCTTCGTGTCATGCGTCCAATGGAAGATCAAGTTGTGATTAAGGCGACAGGAATGCATGCCGTTGAGGATTATATTATGAGTCGATATCAAATGTATTGGCAAGTTTATTTCCATCCGGTTACACGAAGTGCAGAAGTGATTCTTTGTAAAATATTGCAACGAGCAAAAGTATTATATGAAGATCCTGCATATACGTTTAAATTACAGCCAACGCATTTTGAATCTTTCTTTATAGGGAAAGTGAAATTAGAGGATTATTTGAAATTGGATGAGGGAATTGTATCGTATTATTTCCAGCTTTGGCAGCAAGAAGAGGATAAGATTCTTCGTGATCTCTGTGAGCGATTTATGAATCGAAGACTATTTAAATATGTGGAGTTTAATCCAAATTCACAAATGAATGCATGGATGGAACTGCATAGGCTGTTTACGGAGGTACAGATAGATCCGGATTATTATTTAGTCGTCGATTCTTCTTCTGATTTGCCTTATGATTTTTACCGTCCTGGTGAAGAAGAAGAGCGGTTACCAATTCACTTATTAATGCCAAATGGAGAACTGCGTGAATTATCCCGGCAATCGGATATCGTTGAAGCTATTTCAGGTAAAAAACGAACCGATCACAAGCTATATTATCCACATGATTTATTAGAAAAGGTATCTGATAAAAGCAAGAAACAACGGATGAAAGAAATATTAATTGGTCAGGGAGAGGTAAAACATGTTAACTAA